DNA from Stigmatella erecta:
CAGCAGCAGGAGCTGGGCGGACCGCGGGGCGTCCTCCTTCCGGGCCACCTCGCCAGGGTCAGCGCGCATCCAGCCTCGCCTGGGCCACCGAGAGGTTGAACTCGCTGCGGCGATTCCGGGACCAGACGTCTTCACCGCTCCCCTGCACCGCCGGGCTCTCCTCGCCGTAGGAGACCACCTTGATGGCGTTGCGTCCCACGCCGAGCTTCACCAGGTAGTCCTTCGCCATCGCGGCCCGGCGCTGCCCCAGGGCCAGATTGTACTCCGTGGTGCCCAGCTCACAGGTGTGCCCGGAGATCGTCACCTGGGCCCCGGGCCGCCGCCGCAGGGCCTCGGCGAGCCGGTCCAGCGTGTCCCGCGACTCGGGCCGCAACGTGGTGGAGTCGAGCTCGTAATAGATGGGGCCGAACGTCAGCGACGACAGCCCGGCGTCCTCGCCGGTGACGGGAGGCTTGGGGGCCACCGGCGCGGGCGGCGGGGGCGGCGTCGCCCGGCCCGAGAGGCCCTCGTTGGAGGAGACCGTGGCCGCGGACTTCGTGGCACACGCACTCGCGCCGAGCGCGAGCAGGAGGCAGGGAAGCAGGAAAGAGCGCATGCGTCCCTCTCAAGCAACCCCCATGCCCATCCGTCTTCCCTCGGAAGCCCCCTCCAGGGCGGCCCCGCTCCGGGGTATCCCGCCAGCCTATCGTGGCGGATTGCCACTTCCCTTCTCGCGGTCCCGGCGGTGGATGGTCGAGACGTCGATGCCGAGCAGCTCCGCCGCGCGCGTCTTGTTGCCGCCACAGCGGGCCACCACCCAGGCGATGTACTCGCCCTCCAGCCGGCGCAGCGGCCACAGGGAGTCCTGGGCCAGCACGAGTGGGTGGGCCTCGGGCTCCACCTCGGGGGCGTGCAGCTTGAGGTCCGCCAGCTCCACCGTCTCCCGCGGCACGAGCACCACCAGCCGCTCCACCAGGTTCTCCAGCTCGCGGACATTGCCGGGCCAGGGCATGCCCCCCAGCGCGGCGATCACCTCCGCGGAGAAGCCCGCCACCTTCGAGCGGGGATTGCGCGCCCGGGCCCGGGCGATGAAGTGCTCGGCCAGCAGGGGAATGTCCTCCCGCCGCTCGCGCAGGGTGGGCAGCCGCAGGGTGACGACGTTGAGCCGGTAGAAGAGGTCCGCCCGGAACTTGCCCTCTTTCACCCGGGCCTCCAGCTCCTGGTGCGTGGCGGCCACGATGCGCACATCCACCGTGCGGCTGGCGTCCGCGCCCACCGCCCGCACCTCGCCGTCCTCCAGCACCCGGAGCAGCTTGGCCTGGAGCTCGGCCGGCATGTCGCCAATCTCGTCCAGGAAGAGCGTTCCTTTGTCGGCCTCGACGAAGAGCCCCCGCCGGGCCGTGGTGGCCCCCGTGAACGCCCCCTTCACATGGCCGAAGAGCTCGCTCTCCAGCAGCGCCGGGGGCAGCGCCGTGCAGTTGACGGCCACGAACGGCGCGGAGGCCCGCTCGCCCTCGGTGTGCAGCGCGCGCGCCACCAGCTCCTTGCCGCAGCCGCTCTCGCCTCGAATCAGCACCGAGGCCTCCGAGTGGGCCACCCGCTCGACGAGCTCGTACAGGCTGCGCATGGGGGCGCTGTGGCCCACCAGGGCGCCCAGCCCCGTGCGCCCCGCCACCTGGCGCAGGGTGCGGTTCTCCCGGCGCAGCCGCCGGTCCTCCAGCGCCCGGCGCAGATAGATGAGCACCTCGTCCAGCCGGAAGGGCTTGGTGAAGTAGTGCCAGGCCCCGCGCTTCATCGCCTCCACGGCGTTCTCCACGCCCCCGAAGGCCGTCATCAGCAGCACGGGCACCTCGGGATCCACCGCCTGCACGGCGGCCAGCACGTCGAAGCCGTCCACCTCCTCCATCCGCAAGTCGCTCAGCACGGCGTCGAACGGGCCCGCGCGGAAGAGACGGATGGCCTCCGCCCCGCTCGTGGCGAGCTCCACCGCGTAGCCCTCGTCCGTGAGGGGCTCCTGCAACATCCGCCCCATCTCCAGATGGTCATCCACCACCAGGATGCGCGCCTGGGTTGACATGCCGCTCCTCTACGGTTGCCGGCCCGGCCACGGGCCACAGCAGCGTGAAACAGGTTCCCTGCCCCGGCTCGCTCTCCAGCTCCACGCGGCCCCCGTGGTTGCGGACGATCTGCGCGACGATCGCCAGGCCCAGCCCCGTGCCCTGGCCCCGCTTCTTCGTCGTGAAGAACGGATCGAACACCTGGTTGCGGCTCTCCGCGGGGATGCCGCACCCATCGTCCCGCACCAACAGCGTCACGAAGCCCCAGGCCCCCGCCGAGGAGCCATCCGGGGCCGTCGCGGACAGGTGCACCCGCCCGCCCGCGCTGCAGGCGTCACACGCGTTGAGGACCAGGTTCACCAGGGCCTGCTGGAGCTGATCGGGATCCGCGGCCAGCAGGGGCAGCCCCTCGGGCACGTCCAGCTCCAGCACCACCTGCCGCCGCTCCGCCTCCAGGCGCAGCAGCTCGTACACGTCGCGCAGGAGCCGGCTCAGGGCCACGGGCCGCGCCACCGCCGGTTGCAGCCGCGAGAAGTCCAGGAGCTGGCGGATGGTGCGGCTCACCTGGTCGATCTGATCGACGATGACGCCCACGCCCGCCGCCTGGGGATGCGCGGCCCCGAGCTTGCCGAGCACGTACTCGGCGCGGCCCCGCACCACGCCCAGCGGCGTGCCGATCTCGTGGGCGATGCCTGCGGCGAGCACCCCCACCGTGGCGAGCTTCTCGGCGCGCAGCAGCTGGGTCTCCAGGGCCCGGACGTTGCTCAGGTCCTCGATGACCAGCAGCGTGCGGACCTCGGGGTCCCTCGCCTCCAGCGGCACGACGTGAAGGTTGTACTGCCCTTCCTCGCCGAACAGCGTGAGCGGCTCGCCCAGCAGGCTGCGCACCCGCGACTCGCCCGCGGCGGCCTCCACGAGCGCCGTCAGCCGGGCCACCACCGGCTCCGGCGCCTGCGGAAACGTGGAGGCCAGCGGGGAGCCAATCGCGTCCGGGGGCAGCCGGGCCCGCAGCGGCTGGTTCACCGCGCTCACCCGGCCCTCGGCGGTGAGCGCCAGCACCCCGGTGGGAATGTGATCGAGGATCTTCTGCGTCTTGTCATGCAGGTGCGCGAGCCGGTCCGCGTGCCGGCGGCTCTCCCGCAGCGCCACCGCGCGGCGCTGGGCCACCATGACATAGACGCCGAAGGCGACCAGGAAGAGCGCGACCAGCAGCGCCGCCAGCGACAGCCGCAACACGAGCCCCCGCTCGTGCGAGCGCAGCGCGGCCGTGGACACCAGGGTGGCCGCCGACCAGTGACTGCCTCCCTTGAGCGGAATGGGCGTGAAGGCCGCCACCGCCTCCGCGGTGCCCAGCCCCAGCCGGGCCGCTTCCTGCTCACCCAGCAAGAGCGTGCCCCGCTCCCCCTTCCTCATTTTCTCAGCAAGCGAGGCGTACAGGGTCATGCGCCCGGTGTCCCCCGCTACCCGCTGGTACCAGTCCGCCAGCACCGGATCACTCGCGGGGCTGGGGCGCCCGTGGGCCCCGATGAGCAGCAGGCGCGCCTCGGAGTCCGAGGTGACGATCCGCAACGGGAGAAAGAAGGACTCCATGTCCACCAGCACCGCCACCACGCCCCCGGGCCCCCCTTCATCCTGGGGGATGGCGGTGGCCAGGACGCGCAGCCAGGCGCCCCCCGCCTCCTCGAGCGGCGGCGAGCTGGTGATGTCGCCCGGCGGGCTCTGGAGCGCCAGGGGCACCAGCTCCGCCATCCGGGGAAAGAGCTGCCCCTGGGCCACCCGGGGCTCCGCGCGCCGGTCCACCAGGCGCAGCCGCTCCGTGCCCTGCGCGTCATAGACCGCGATGGCCTTGAACTGCCCGACGACCTCCAGCAGCGCCCGCAGCTCCCGGCGGTGCTCCTCCAGCGGGCCCGGCTGGGAGAGCAGCTCTCCGGCGAAGCTCAGGTCCTCGCCAATCTGCTCCAGTGAGTCCGTCACGCCCCGGGTCGCCTCGGTGAGCTGCGCCTGGCGATCCACAGTGAATTGCCGAACCAACTCAGCCCGGTTATGCCGGATGACCGTGAGGACGCCTGCTCCCACGCTTGCCAGCGCCACGCACAACAGAAGGATGGGAACCAGCGTGTGGCGCATGGCGGTCAATCCAGCCCTTAGCAACCTGCGTACCCGGATGCTCCCGGAAGCCCCCCCGCCCTAGCCCCTTGCCGAACCCTGGCACTTTGCCACACCCGCCCTGGCATTCCGCCAGGAACGCGGGCCGCATCTTTTTGCCACCCGTGAAACATCCTTCATTGTCCTCCAATGCGGATTGCCATCATCGCGACGTACACCCACCCCACCCGGCGGCGCGTCAAAGAGCCGTCCATCATGCAATCGGCCGTGCCGGAGCTCATCGCGGGCCTGTGCCCGCGCGACGCGGAGATCGAACTCTTCAACGAGAAGGAGCAGGACATCCCGCTCGACCGGCACTGGGATCTCGTCTTCTTCTCCTATCTGCACTCCTACTACGAGCACACCAAGGTGCTCTCCACGCTCTTCCGCCAGCGCGGCATGGTGACGGTGGCGGGCGGCCGCCATGCGGGCCACTTCGCCGATGACGCGGAGCAGTACTTCGATGCCGTCATCACCGGCGAGCCGGAGCCCAACGTGCCCGCCCTCCTCCGGGACTTCGAGAAGGGACAGCTCCAGAAGCGCTACAGCCTGCCCTCCTCCGGCCCGGACGCCATCCAGCCGTACCGGTATGATCTCATCGACTTCAAGAACAACCGGGTGCGGCTGGCAGGCATCGAGGCCTCGCGCGGCTGTCCCTTCCGCTGCAACTTCTGCGTGCTCACCGGCCACGAGCGCTACCGCTACCGGGCCATTCCTCAGGTCATCGAGGAGATCCGCACGAAGATGACGTGGAACAAGAACTTCTTCGGGGCGATGGACAACGTCTTCATCTTCCTGGACAACAACCTGGGCGGCTCGCCCAAGTACCTGCGCGAGCTGTGCGAGGCGCTCATTCCCCTGAAAAAGATCTGGGGCTGCGCGCTCACCTTCAACATCCTCAAGGATGAGTCGCTCGTGCGGCTGATGGCCCAGGCCGGGTGCCGCTACATCTACACCGGCATGGAGTCGCTCAACCCCGAGTCGCTCAAGGCCATGAACAAGGGCCAGAACAAGCTGAGCGAGGTGGACACCATCATCCGGCGCACCTTCTCGCACGGCATCGTCCTGTCCTTCGGCCTCATCGTCGGCTCGGATGGGGACACCAACGAGTACCTGGAGAGGCTCCCCGAGTACCTGTCGGACCTGAAGTACTTCGCGGTGACGTTCCTGGGCATCGTCTGCCCCTACCCGGAGACGCCCTTCTTCCGGGAGGTGCAGTCCGAGGGCCGCCTGCTGCCGGGCACCATCAGCCGGGACTACGACGGCTACACCCTGTGCCACCGGCCGAAGAACCTGCACCCCTCCGAGGTGGTGGAGCACTTCACCCGGCTGTGCGACACGCTGGGCACGCTGCCCAACATCGTCCGGCACTACGGCGCCTGGTTGATGCGCAGCGACATGCCGCGCTACCGCAGCACCCTGTTCTTCTCCGGGCCGGAGATCCTCAGCATCCGCAACCCCGTGAAGAACAAGGAGCGCCGCTACATCGCCGGCATGGACCCCCTCGAGGACTGGGACGCCCAGCAGATGAAGGCCCTGGGGCTACAGCCTCAGCGTCTCAGCTGAGCGCTCCGAGGAGGCCGGGAGCGCCGGACGGGGCCGGGGCAGGCTGGGGGTATCCGCCTGCTCCAGCCGCTCCACCCGGCGCAGCTCGGCCCGGGCGCCAATGGCGGTGAAGATCTCCCGCGCGCGCGCGAGCAGCTCCGCGCGGCGGTGCGGCAAGGCCACCGCCGCATCGAAGTACGCCACGCCCGTCTCCCACCGGTTGGGGCTCTTCTCCAGGAGGTCGAGGGCCTGCTGGAAGGCGGGCTCGGCGGCGGCCACGCCCTTGCGCAGCCGCAGCGCGCGGGCCGTCACCCGCTGGGCGGGGCCCCGCATATAAGGATACAGCCGCGAGATAGCCCGGGCCTTGAAGCCGCCCAGCCGGACAATCCGCAGCAGCTTCGCGCGGGGCACCGACGTGGCGCCCTCCTCCAGGGCGAAGAGCGCCGCCTCCACCGCGTCCACCAGGCCGATCTGCAGGAACGGCACGAGCACCTGGTAGCTCCAGACGGTCTCGAAGGCCCGCACGGCCATCTGGGCCGACTCCTCCACCATGTGCTCGCGCACGGCGAGCTGGGCCAGGTGGTTGAGGCTGGCGCACTGGTTGGCCAGGTCCTTCACCTCGATGCTGATGCGCAGCCCCTTCTCCATCTCCGCGCTCAGCGCCTCCACCTCGCCCTCGCCCCGCAGGTACTGGCAGAACGGCACCCACGCGTGTGCCCAGCCCTGGTGCATCAGCGCGTTGAGCTCCGAGCCCAGCTCGCCCATCTGCCGGAACACCTGCTCGGCGGTCTCGAAGCGCGAGGCGAAGAAGTGGCTGGTGGCCAGGATCATCATCGCGGTCTGGACTTCCCACCGCTCGCCCACCTGGCGCAGCACGCCCACGGCCTCTTCCTGCAGCTTCACCGCCTGGTCCAGCTCGTTGCGGAAGAGCGCGTTGGTGCCCACGCGGCTCAGGGCGATGCCCTCGGCCACCGCGTCGCGCGACTGCCGGCCGTGCTCCAGGGCCCGGTCCAGGTAGCGCGTGGAGCGCCCCAGGAGCCCTGCGCCAAACAGCATGGTGCCGTAGTAGCCGCTGGCCTGGCTCAGGCCGTAGTCCGAGTGCAGGCGCTCGGCCATGTTGATGGCCACCAGCGTCGCCCAGGAGAGCTTCGCCAGGTCCGCGAAGTAGTAGATGCGGATGAGCGAGATGAGCGTGTTGAGCTGCTTGATGTAGAGCGGCAGGCGCTGCTGCGGCACGGGCCGGATGAGCCAGGGGAACGCCTGACTCAGCACGTGCATGCTGAACTGCACCCCGGTGCGCAGCGCCAGCCCCACCTTGGTGTGCGGGGCGCCCTTGCCCAGCAGCTTCAGCGCGTGCTCCAGCTCGGGGATGGCCCGGCTGGAGTCCCCCTTCTCCTGGAAGGCCCGCCCCAGCCCGATGTGGATGTCCGCGCGCCGGTCATCCCGCGTCTCGTCGAACAGGCACTGCTCGAACATCTGGATGGCGGAGGCGTACTGGCCCGCCTGCAGGAGCGTCTCGGCCAGCTCCACCATGATCTGCCGCGTGTGCAGCAGCATCTCCTCCCGCTCGCCCGTCTCGGCGGTGAAGAACAAGTCCAGGGCGCGGTTGTAGTGGTGGATGGCCTCCTCGTTCGCGTACTGCCGCTTGGCGGCACGCGCGGCGGCCAGCGTGTACTCCAGGCCCTTCTTCTCGTCGTTTCCCGCCAGGTAGTGGTAGGCGAGGATGCCCGCGGGCTTGACGGGGTTGTCCGCCGCCTTCTGCTCCAGGTACCGCGCCAGCCGCCGGTGCAGGTCCTCCCGCTGCCGCACGAGCAGCGTGTTGTACGCCACGTCGCGGATGACGATGTGCTTGAAGAGGCAGGTGTAGGGCTCCTCCACCTCCAGGAGAATCATCCCCAGGTGGGTGAGCGCCTTCATCGCCCGCTTCGCCTCTTCCAGATCGATGGCGCCCGGCAGGAGCGCGTGCACGGCATCCAGCGAGAAGATGCGCCCGATGACGGAGGCGACCTTCACGATGAGCCGCTCCATGTCCGGCAGCAAGTCGATGCGGTTGAGCACCACGTCCTGGATGGAGTCCGGAATCCGGATGTCCTGGAGCGCCCGGCGCAGCACCCGCTTGCCGTCCGGCCCTTCCTCCAGGTGCCCCTCCTCCACCAGCCCCTCCACCAGCGACTCGATGAAGAACGGGTTGCCCTGGACCTTGGCCTGCAGCAGGTTCTCCAGCGCCCGGTTGGGGGGCTCCAGCTTCAGGTGGAGCCGCAGCAGCTCGCGCGTGTCCTCCTCGCTCAGGTGCGACAAGTCCACCCGGCGCAGGCTCTCCAGGGACTGCAGCGCGCGCAGCGCCTCGCTCGGCCGCATCGTGACCAGCACCGTGAGGCGCAAGGGCCCCAGCCGGGTGGCCACGTACTCGATGAGATCCAGCGAGATGCGGTCCGCCCAGTGCAGATCCTCGAAGAACAGGAGCAGCGGGGTGAGCTGCGTGCGCCGGTCCAGCAGCTGGTGGATGATGTGGAAGACCTGCTGGTTCTTCTGCCGCGCGTCCAGCGCCGCCGTCCGCTCGTCCTCCATCACGGACAGGCCCATGATGCCCGCCAGCACGGGAATCCACTCGGGCCCCACGCCCTCCAGCTCCTGGAACTCGCGCTCGACGTGGGCGAGCTGTTCCGCGGGCTCGTCCACCCCGTGGAGCTGGAAGAGCTGCAGCAGCACCTCCTTCCAGGGGAAGAAGGGGGTGAACATCTCGTACGAGTAGCAGATGCCGTACAGCGTGCGAGCCCCCAGCGCCTCGGCCTCGTCCACGAGCCGGCTGGACAGGCGGGACTTGCCGATCCCCGCCTCGCCCGAGACGATGCAGACGCGCCCCGCCCCGGCGATGGACTCCTCCACCGCCTTGAGCAGCAGCTCCATCTCGGAGCGGCGGCCGACGATCTCGCCCTTGCCCTTGAGCAGCAGGCTGCGCACCTGCCGCGACGCGGGCTGGAGCTGGTAGGCCGGCACCGGGCGGGGAATGCCGCGCAGCGCCAGATCCCCCACGTGCGTGGTGACGAACTCCCGCTGGAGCTTCCGTTCCGTCTGCGCATCCAGCAGGACGCCGGACTCGCGCACCGAGGCCATCAGCCGGGCGGAGAGGTTCACCACCTCGCCCAGGGCCCAGAAGCCCTTGCGGGACGGGGCCCCCATCTCCCCCCAGTAGGCATGCCCGGTGGCGATGCCCACGCGCAGCGCCTCGATGAACGGGAAGGCCACCTGCGCCTTCAGGAGCTTGGAGGCGAAGTGGCAGGCCAGCAGCTCCTTGTTCTCCTGCGCCGTGGGTGCCCCGAAGACGATGTAGAGGACGTTGCCCTTGTCCGTGAAGTCCGTCATGAGCAGCACGCCCCCGTGGAGGGTGCTCTCGCGCTGGGCGAAGGTGAAGAACGCGTTCAGCTCGCGCACGAACTCCACGGCCTCATCGTGCGAGCGCCGTGTCCCCACGCGCACGAAGACACAGGTGAGCTCGCGGAAGTCCGCGCTGAAGCCCTGGTGCGCGCTGATGGCCGTGCGCTGCAGCTCCGGGTGCATCATCCGCGCCCGGGGCCCCAGCGTCAGCGCGCTGCCCACCGCCAGGTTGCGGGGCGGCTGCGTGGGGATGGCCGAGGAGGGAACGAACTGGAAGAAGCCCGCGCGCGCCTCCCCGAGCAGGCCCGGCGGCAGCAGGGCACTGGCCTCCTGGCTGAGGAACACCTCGCCGCCCCGGGACTTCTTCTCCGCGGCCACGGCCTGCTCCATCGGCTGGCCAATGAGGGCCGGGTGCAGCCACTGCTCGGACTCCCCGAGCATGACGCGGTGGCACTCGCCAAAGCCCACGCCCACGCGCGAGGACAGGGTGAAGTGCTTGCCCAGCAGCTCCACGCTGCCAAAGCTGGCCAGCTTGCGCTGCACGAAGGCCCCGCAGAGCGCGGCGCGGCGCACCACGTCCTCGTCCCGCTCGGCCCGCTCCGGCTCGAAGAGCGCCAGCACCGAGTCCCCGGCGAACTGGTAGATGTCGCCGCCGAAGTCCCGGATGCCCTCCACCACCGCGGAGAAGTAGCTGGACAGGAGCCGCTGCAGCGCGTCGATGCCCCGGGGGCCGGCGCTGCTCAGCGAGAGCACGATGGGCGTGAAGCCCGCGATGTCCAGCAGCAGGCTCGCCCCGCGCACGGGCTCCACGGGCGCGGGCGGCGCCCCGCCCCCCTGGGCCAGCCGGCGGACGATCGCCGCCGGCACATAGGGGGCCAGCGACGCCAGGGTCATCCGCTCGCTGGCGGGCCGCAGTGCCTGGCCGGTGTCCATGCCCAGGCTCATACACTCATGCCAGCGTGGAGTAACGCAGCCACAGCGCCATGAAGCCCACCGCGGCCCAGAACAACGTTTCGATGGTCTCCGTCATGGGTTGAATGCGCCGGATGGCGCCCCACACGTGCACGGCCACCATCAGCCCGGCCGTCAGGGCCACGAGCTCGAACAGCCTCAGGTTGCTCTTCGGCTCCGGGATGCCTTGGGCCACGACGATGATGATCGCCAGGGACACCGCCCCCAGGCAACGGCCGAAGTAGACCGTCAGGTCCCTGCCCTCCTCGGGCAATTTCCACCTGAACACGCGCGCCCACGCCAACGGAACGAACAGCAACGGGAGCGCCACCACCACCAGGAAGAAGCTGGTGGCAAAGACGAGAAACCAACTGGCCAGCGGATAGTCGGAGCTGATCATGGCGCGGCCCAGAGCCAGGGTGGCGAGATGCCACCTCCGAGGCGCTGGAGCGGAAATGTCCGCTCTCTATCATATCAGGCCCCGTTCCCCACTGCCCACCTGGGAGGTTCTCCGCGAGCTTCCCTGCCCGGGGCGCCCGGGGCCACCCTAGCGCATCACGCCCAGCAGCCAGTCACAAACCCGCTCCAGGGAGGGCGTCCGCTCGAAGCCTTCCGGAAATCTCCGGAACTCCCGCACCTCGCCGAACAGGATGGTGGGCCGCCGGTAGCGCGCCGCCAGCGCCGCCTCGGCCCGTGTGCCCTCCCCGCCCGGCAGCACGACGAGCGCCTGGGCCGACAGGACATTGAGGTGATTGCGGCTCGACAGCGCCTGGCCCTGTTTGCCGCCCAGCGGCAAGTGGGTGAACAGGGGCAGCTCGATGCCTGGGTTGGGATAGCCCGGCCGGGGCCGGTAGCCCCGGGCGGTGACCTTGCCGGGGACGATGCCGATGGAGATGCCCTTGCGCCCCGCCACGGCGACGAACGCCTCCGCCGCAGCCCGCATCACCCCGTGGCCCGCGCCCGTGAGCAAGTCATACCCATGCTCGGCGATCCACCTCGCGAGCGGCACCACCCGCTCCGGGTGCGGTGCGGTGCCCGAGCCCATCACGCCGATGACCCTTCTGCGCTGAAACATACCCCTGCCTGGTCAAACGAATGTCGGACATCCCCTTTACCTTGTTCCGCATCCGTCGGGAGGTGGAGCGATGTTCGAGACCGGTGCGCAGCAGACGTGGGGCGTCGCGGAGCGCGGTTCCAGCCATTCACCTCGGGATGCGTCCGCCCCCCCTGGGTCACGCGTGTTTCAGGTGGGTTCAGAGGACCCCAGTGCACAGGACGCCCTGCCGGAACACTTCGGCGGCCGGTGCTGTCCGCAGGCCCGGGCGGTGGCCTGTTCCTGTGCCTTCCTCTGGGTCTGCGCGCACCATGGAGAACAGCACATCGGCACACACGATTGACGCATTCGGCCAGCACGCGGACCAGGGAGGCCCCCGCCTTCCTGGCTGTTCTTCCCTTCCAAGAATGACTTGAACAAAGGTTTGTTTGGATGAGAATTCCAAACAGTGCCCTCCGCGTCCTGGGAGCTCCATGAAGCCTGTTCTTCTTCCCCCG
Protein-coding regions in this window:
- a CDS encoding sensor histidine kinase, whose translation is MRHTLVPILLLCVALASVGAGVLTVIRHNRAELVRQFTVDRQAQLTEATRGVTDSLEQIGEDLSFAGELLSQPGPLEEHRRELRALLEVVGQFKAIAVYDAQGTERLRLVDRRAEPRVAQGQLFPRMAELVPLALQSPPGDITSSPPLEEAGGAWLRVLATAIPQDEGGPGGVVAVLVDMESFFLPLRIVTSDSEARLLLIGAHGRPSPASDPVLADWYQRVAGDTGRMTLYASLAEKMRKGERGTLLLGEQEAARLGLGTAEAVAAFTPIPLKGGSHWSAATLVSTAALRSHERGLVLRLSLAALLVALFLVAFGVYVMVAQRRAVALRESRRHADRLAHLHDKTQKILDHIPTGVLALTAEGRVSAVNQPLRARLPPDAIGSPLASTFPQAPEPVVARLTALVEAAAGESRVRSLLGEPLTLFGEEGQYNLHVVPLEARDPEVRTLLVIEDLSNVRALETQLLRAEKLATVGVLAAGIAHEIGTPLGVVRGRAEYVLGKLGAAHPQAAGVGVIVDQIDQVSRTIRQLLDFSRLQPAVARPVALSRLLRDVYELLRLEAERRQVVLELDVPEGLPLLAADPDQLQQALVNLVLNACDACSAGGRVHLSATAPDGSSAGAWGFVTLLVRDDGCGIPAESRNQVFDPFFTTKKRGQGTGLGLAIVAQIVRNHGGRVELESEPGQGTCFTLLWPVAGPATVEERHVNPGAHPGGG
- a CDS encoding B12-binding domain-containing radical SAM protein — protein: MQSAVPELIAGLCPRDAEIELFNEKEQDIPLDRHWDLVFFSYLHSYYEHTKVLSTLFRQRGMVTVAGGRHAGHFADDAEQYFDAVITGEPEPNVPALLRDFEKGQLQKRYSLPSSGPDAIQPYRYDLIDFKNNRVRLAGIEASRGCPFRCNFCVLTGHERYRYRAIPQVIEEIRTKMTWNKNFFGAMDNVFIFLDNNLGGSPKYLRELCEALIPLKKIWGCALTFNILKDESLVRLMAQAGCRYIYTGMESLNPESLKAMNKGQNKLSEVDTIIRRTFSHGIVLSFGLIVGSDGDTNEYLERLPEYLSDLKYFAVTFLGIVCPYPETPFFREVQSEGRLLPGTISRDYDGYTLCHRPKNLHPSEVVEHFTRLCDTLGTLPNIVRHYGAWLMRSDMPRYRSTLFFSGPEILSIRNPVKNKERRYIAGMDPLEDWDAQQMKALGLQPQRLS
- a CDS encoding AAA family ATPase — protein: MSLGMDTGQALRPASERMTLASLAPYVPAAIVRRLAQGGGAPPAPVEPVRGASLLLDIAGFTPIVLSLSSAGPRGIDALQRLLSSYFSAVVEGIRDFGGDIYQFAGDSVLALFEPERAERDEDVVRRAALCGAFVQRKLASFGSVELLGKHFTLSSRVGVGFGECHRVMLGESEQWLHPALIGQPMEQAVAAEKKSRGGEVFLSQEASALLPPGLLGEARAGFFQFVPSSAIPTQPPRNLAVGSALTLGPRARMMHPELQRTAISAHQGFSADFRELTCVFVRVGTRRSHDEAVEFVRELNAFFTFAQRESTLHGGVLLMTDFTDKGNVLYIVFGAPTAQENKELLACHFASKLLKAQVAFPFIEALRVGIATGHAYWGEMGAPSRKGFWALGEVVNLSARLMASVRESGVLLDAQTERKLQREFVTTHVGDLALRGIPRPVPAYQLQPASRQVRSLLLKGKGEIVGRRSEMELLLKAVEESIAGAGRVCIVSGEAGIGKSRLSSRLVDEAEALGARTLYGICYSYEMFTPFFPWKEVLLQLFQLHGVDEPAEQLAHVEREFQELEGVGPEWIPVLAGIMGLSVMEDERTAALDARQKNQQVFHIIHQLLDRRTQLTPLLLFFEDLHWADRISLDLIEYVATRLGPLRLTVLVTMRPSEALRALQSLESLRRVDLSHLSEEDTRELLRLHLKLEPPNRALENLLQAKVQGNPFFIESLVEGLVEEGHLEEGPDGKRVLRRALQDIRIPDSIQDVVLNRIDLLPDMERLIVKVASVIGRIFSLDAVHALLPGAIDLEEAKRAMKALTHLGMILLEVEEPYTCLFKHIVIRDVAYNTLLVRQREDLHRRLARYLEQKAADNPVKPAGILAYHYLAGNDEKKGLEYTLAAARAAKRQYANEEAIHHYNRALDLFFTAETGEREEMLLHTRQIMVELAETLLQAGQYASAIQMFEQCLFDETRDDRRADIHIGLGRAFQEKGDSSRAIPELEHALKLLGKGAPHTKVGLALRTGVQFSMHVLSQAFPWLIRPVPQQRLPLYIKQLNTLISLIRIYYFADLAKLSWATLVAINMAERLHSDYGLSQASGYYGTMLFGAGLLGRSTRYLDRALEHGRQSRDAVAEGIALSRVGTNALFRNELDQAVKLQEEAVGVLRQVGERWEVQTAMMILATSHFFASRFETAEQVFRQMGELGSELNALMHQGWAHAWVPFCQYLRGEGEVEALSAEMEKGLRISIEVKDLANQCASLNHLAQLAVREHMVEESAQMAVRAFETVWSYQVLVPFLQIGLVDAVEAALFALEEGATSVPRAKLLRIVRLGGFKARAISRLYPYMRGPAQRVTARALRLRKGVAAAEPAFQQALDLLEKSPNRWETGVAYFDAAVALPHRRAELLARAREIFTAIGARAELRRVERLEQADTPSLPRPRPALPASSERSAETLRL
- a CDS encoding molybdenum cofactor carrier protein gives rise to the protein MFQRRRVIGVMGSGTAPHPERVVPLARWIAEHGYDLLTGAGHGVMRAAAEAFVAVAGRKGISIGIVPGKVTARGYRPRPGYPNPGIELPLFTHLPLGGKQGQALSSRNHLNVLSAQALVVLPGGEGTRAEAALAARYRRPTILFGEVREFRRFPEGFERTPSLERVCDWLLGVMR
- a CDS encoding OmpA family protein; this encodes MRSFLLPCLLLALGASACATKSAATVSSNEGLSGRATPPPPPAPVAPKPPVTGEDAGLSSLTFGPIYYELDSTTLRPESRDTLDRLAEALRRRPGAQVTISGHTCELGTTEYNLALGQRRAAMAKDYLVKLGVGRNAIKVVSYGEESPAVQGSGEDVWSRNRRSEFNLSVAQARLDAR
- a CDS encoding sigma-54-dependent transcriptional regulator, producing MSTQARILVVDDHLEMGRMLQEPLTDEGYAVELATSGAEAIRLFRAGPFDAVLSDLRMEEVDGFDVLAAVQAVDPEVPVLLMTAFGGVENAVEAMKRGAWHYFTKPFRLDEVLIYLRRALEDRRLRRENRTLRQVAGRTGLGALVGHSAPMRSLYELVERVAHSEASVLIRGESGCGKELVARALHTEGERASAPFVAVNCTALPPALLESELFGHVKGAFTGATTARRGLFVEADKGTLFLDEIGDMPAELQAKLLRVLEDGEVRAVGADASRTVDVRIVAATHQELEARVKEGKFRADLFYRLNVVTLRLPTLRERREDIPLLAEHFIARARARNPRSKVAGFSAEVIAALGGMPWPGNVRELENLVERLVVLVPRETVELADLKLHAPEVEPEAHPLVLAQDSLWPLRRLEGEYIAWVVARCGGNKTRAAELLGIDVSTIHRRDREKGSGNPPR